One part of the Hippopotamus amphibius kiboko isolate mHipAmp2 chromosome 14, mHipAmp2.hap2, whole genome shotgun sequence genome encodes these proteins:
- the LOC130835751 gene encoding alpha-2-macroglobulin receptor-associated protein-like, which yields MASRRVRTGLRELRPPLLLLLLLLGAWPAAGHGGKYSREKNEPEPPSKREPRGEFRMEKLNQLWEKAQRLGIPPLKLSELHADLKIQEWDEFKWKKLKAEGLDEEGEKEAKLVRSLNVILAKYGLDGRKDARAVSSNYISHGPADDSLEDPRLEKLWHKAKTSGKFSNEELDKLWREFQHHKEKVQEYNVLLDTLSRTEEIHENVISPVDVSCVKEDALQSRHAELKDKLRGISQGFDRLRRVSHQGYGGQAEFEEPRVLDLWDMAQSANFTEKELEAFREELKHFEVKMEKHNHYQKQLEISHQKLKHVESFGDREHVSRNKERYAMLEEKAKELGYKVKKHLQDLTSRVSRARHNEL from the coding sequence ATGGCGTCGCGGAGGGTCCGGACCGGGCTGCGCGAGCTCcggccgccgctgctgctgctgctgctgctcctcggGGCGTGGCCGGCGGCGGGCCACGGCGGCAAGTACTCGCGGGAGAAGAATGAGCCCGAGCCGCCCTCGAAGCGCGAGCCCCGGGGGGAGTTCCGCATGGAGAAGCTGAACCAGCTGTGGGAGAAGGCCCAGCGGCTCGGTATTCCTCCTTTGAAGCTGTCTGAGCTCCATGCTGATCTGAAGATACAAGAATGGGACGAGTTCAAGTGGAAGAAGTTGAAGGCTGAAGGCTTGGatgaagaaggggaaaaagaggcAAAGCTTGTCCGCAGTCTCAACGTCATCCTGGCCAAGTACGGTCTGGACGGGAGGAAGGATGCCCGGGCTGTGAGCAGCAACTACATCAGCCATGGCCCCGCCGACGACAGCCTGGAGGACCCCCGACTGGAGAAGCTGTGGCACAAGGCTAAGACCTCCGGGAAGTTCTCCAACGAAGAACTGGACAAGCTGTGGCGGGAGTTCCAGCATCACAAGGAGAAGGTCCAGGAGTACAACGTGCTGCTAGACACCCTGAGCAGGACCGAAGAAATCCACGAAAACGTCATCAGTCCCGTGGACGTGAGCTGCGTGAAGGAGGACGCGCTGCAGAGCAGACACGCAGAGCTGAAGGACAAGCTGCGGGGCATCAGCCAGGGCTTCGACCGCCTGCGGAGGGTCAGCCACCAGGGCTACGGCGGCCAGGCCGAGTTCGAGGAGCCCCGCGTGCTGGACCTGTGGGACATGGCACAGTCGGCCAACTTCACCGAGAAGGAGCTGGAGGCCTTTCGGGAAGAGCTGAAGCACTTTGAAGTCAAAATGGAAAAGCATAACCACTACCAGAAGCAGCTGGAAATTTCTCATCAAAAACTGAAGCACGTGGAGAGCTTTGGGGACCGGGAGCACGTGAGCCGGAACAAGGAGCGCTACGCCATGCTGGAGGAGAAGGCCAAGGAGCTGGGCTACAAGGTAAAGAAGCACCTGCAGGACCTGACCAGCCGTGTCTCCAGGGCGCGCCACAACGAGCTCTGA